A section of the Methanoregula formicica SMSP genome encodes:
- a CDS encoding tetratricopeptide repeat protein codes for MRYTILILSLLVLLLFMPAVQAEDTNEWTALGNSALDAGKYSDALTYFNNALAQDAKHATALSGKATALNALGNFTAALEAADATLALRSKDERAMTARALALYCLQRWSEAVTAYDAMFAFQPNLPGPYCNQGYAYMQLNNSASAIVSYKKCTALDTTNLMEWNNLGLAYMANGEYQNAISAFDTATAITISNATSWNNKGKAYVVLGMYNDALTCFNKALGIDPNFAEARANKEEMTGKMQAFHYSATTVATPPTLNRLGTTPVTPVSQETITEVTTTVPVVMDTATVATTVPVAKKTTFSPLSPAIVVFALIGAAVAGAYLVARK; via the coding sequence ATGCGGTACACAATCCTGATCCTTTCACTCCTTGTTCTGCTCCTGTTCATGCCGGCAGTCCAGGCCGAGGACACGAACGAATGGACGGCCCTCGGGAACTCAGCGCTCGATGCCGGGAAATATTCCGATGCGCTTACGTACTTCAACAATGCCCTTGCCCAGGATGCGAAGCATGCCACCGCATTATCGGGGAAGGCCACCGCACTCAATGCGCTGGGAAATTTCACTGCAGCGCTCGAGGCAGCCGATGCAACGCTTGCCCTGCGTTCAAAAGACGAGCGTGCGATGACCGCACGGGCGCTTGCCCTCTACTGTCTCCAGCGGTGGAGCGAGGCTGTCACGGCCTATGACGCCATGTTCGCATTCCAGCCGAACCTCCCGGGGCCCTACTGCAACCAGGGATACGCGTACATGCAGCTGAACAACTCGGCCTCTGCCATCGTATCCTACAAGAAGTGCACCGCTCTTGACACCACCAACCTCATGGAATGGAACAACCTCGGGCTGGCATATATGGCAAACGGCGAGTACCAGAATGCTATATCCGCGTTCGACACGGCGACTGCCATCACCATTTCCAATGCCACGTCATGGAACAACAAGGGAAAAGCCTATGTTGTGCTGGGCATGTATAACGATGCCCTCACCTGTTTCAACAAGGCGCTCGGAATTGATCCGAATTTTGCCGAAGCCCGGGCAAACAAGGAAGAGATGACCGGTAAGATGCAGGCGTTCCACTACTCCGCGACAACGGTTGCAACGCCGCCAACCCTCAACCGGCTTGGGACAACCCCGGTAACGCCGGTCTCACAGGAGACAATTACGGAAGTGACCACTACGGTTCCGGTTGTTATGGACACTGCAACGGTCGCTACCACGGTCCCGGTTGCCAAGAAAACCACATTCTCCCCGCTCTCGCCAGCAATCGTTGTGTTCGCCCTTATCGGAGCAGCAGTTGCGGGAGCTTACCTGGTGGCACGGAAATAA
- a CDS encoding DNA polymerase sliding clamp, translating into MLKATIDADMFREAIEAISALIPECRLHTDESGFSTRAVDTANVAMISLTLRKEAFDTYKATKSQLGIDLMKMKNIFGMADKGDLISIEMADNAQKMSVSVHGYHYSITLLDTNTIRKDPNPPTINLPGKIVIKGEDLNNAMKAAAVISDKIALGINPKDQTFYLVAEGDTDHIRREFTKDELVSLTPAEARSLFSLDYLKDMGKVMSKAEQVEIFLGIDHPVRFSFDIAGGNGHVEYLLAPRIEAD; encoded by the coding sequence ATGTTAAAAGCAACCATTGATGCAGACATGTTCAGGGAAGCTATAGAAGCAATCTCGGCCCTCATCCCTGAGTGCCGGCTGCACACGGACGAGAGCGGTTTCTCCACGCGGGCCGTTGATACGGCGAACGTGGCGATGATCTCCCTCACGCTCAGGAAGGAAGCGTTCGACACCTACAAGGCGACAAAAAGCCAGCTCGGCATCGACTTAATGAAGATGAAGAACATCTTCGGCATGGCCGACAAGGGCGACCTGATCAGCATCGAGATGGCGGACAACGCCCAGAAGATGTCGGTCTCTGTCCATGGCTACCACTACTCGATCACGCTCCTTGACACGAACACGATCCGGAAGGACCCGAACCCGCCGACCATCAACCTGCCCGGCAAGATCGTCATCAAGGGCGAGGATCTCAACAATGCGATGAAGGCTGCGGCCGTGATCTCGGACAAGATCGCACTCGGGATCAATCCCAAGGACCAGACGTTCTACCTTGTTGCGGAAGGCGACACCGATCACATCCGGCGCGAGTTCACCAAGGACGAGCTCGTCTCGCTTACCCCGGCAGAGGCCCGCTCGCTCTTCTCCCTCGATTATTTAAAGGACATGGGCAAGGTCATGAGCAAGGCCGAACAGGTCGAGATCTTCCTTGGCATCGACCACCCGGTCCGGTTCTCCTTCGATATTGCGGGCGGCAACGGCCATGTCGAGTACCTCCTCGCGCCCCGTATCGAGGCTGACTAG
- a CDS encoding CBS domain-containing protein — protein MIVRDYMTSDVVHVEIPGNRDDVLKILKRTGISGVPVIKNKKLVGIITRKDLLSKPEETQLGLLMTAKPVTIGPDMEMKEAARILVTKHIRRLPVVEDNHLVGLLSVADVIHALAQVKCREEIKEKYTSKSFALWEETPLPVVGRVMEISGVDAIPILDAENRLKGIISERDLIRNSNIEDSVGVSDFSNGTDDDEWTWESIRDNHTISFGISKVQLPNRPVKLAMVKSVVSVPPNAEVSECALKMRRSRVDQLPVVNGDKKLVAMLYDRELIRAFCNEDSE, from the coding sequence ATGATTGTCAGAGACTACATGACATCGGACGTTGTCCACGTCGAGATCCCGGGCAACCGCGACGATGTCTTAAAGATCCTCAAGCGTACAGGAATTTCCGGCGTCCCGGTCATCAAGAACAAGAAGCTCGTCGGGATCATTACGAGAAAGGACCTCCTCAGTAAGCCCGAGGAGACCCAGCTCGGCCTCCTGATGACGGCAAAACCCGTCACCATCGGACCGGATATGGAGATGAAGGAAGCAGCCCGCATCCTTGTCACAAAGCATATCCGCCGGCTGCCGGTTGTCGAGGACAACCACCTTGTCGGCCTTCTCTCGGTTGCCGATGTGATCCACGCCCTTGCGCAGGTCAAGTGCCGCGAGGAGATCAAGGAGAAGTACACGAGCAAGTCGTTTGCGCTCTGGGAGGAGACCCCTCTGCCGGTCGTGGGCCGGGTCATGGAAATCTCCGGCGTTGACGCAATCCCGATCCTTGATGCCGAGAACCGGCTCAAGGGGATCATCTCCGAGCGTGACCTGATCCGGAACTCCAACATCGAGGACTCCGTCGGCGTCTCCGACTTCTCGAACGGGACTGACGACGACGAGTGGACCTGGGAGAGCATCCGGGACAACCACACCATCAGCTTTGGGATCTCCAAGGTCCAGCTGCCCAACCGCCCGGTCAAGCTTGCCATGGTAAAGAGTGTCGTTTCCGTGCCTCCGAACGCGGAAGTGAGCGAGTGTGCGCTGAAGATGCGGCGTTCCCGCGTAGACCAGTTGCCCGTCGTGAACGGCGACAAGAAACTGGTTGCCATGCTGTACGACCGGGAACTGATCCGGGCGTTCTGTAATGAAGATTCTGAATAA
- a CDS encoding RlmE family RNA methyltransferase, with product MGSQWGYDKAYMRAKLEGYRSRAAYKLMEIQKKSGIIRDDDNIVDLGAAPGSWLQVERTLTRGRVIGIDLNPIATLDGVETIVGDINDPEVLAELQSMVDVVNVVVCDASPKLSGHKSYDQARIIELNEQALLFSCRILKQGGNFAVKSFQGTDFPDFYQDVKQHFHSVRTMNTKSSRKGSTELYVIAKNFYG from the coding sequence ATGGGCTCACAATGGGGATATGACAAGGCATACATGAGGGCAAAACTGGAGGGATACCGCTCCCGTGCAGCCTACAAGCTCATGGAGATCCAGAAGAAATCCGGGATCATCCGCGACGATGACAACATCGTTGATCTCGGCGCAGCACCGGGAAGCTGGCTCCAGGTGGAGAGGACCCTGACCCGGGGGAGAGTCATCGGCATCGACCTCAACCCGATCGCGACCCTTGACGGGGTAGAGACCATTGTCGGGGACATTAACGACCCCGAAGTCCTCGCCGAACTGCAGTCCATGGTGGATGTGGTCAATGTCGTTGTCTGCGATGCCTCACCCAAGCTCTCGGGGCACAAGAGCTATGACCAGGCCCGGATCATCGAGCTGAACGAGCAGGCGCTGCTCTTTTCTTGCCGGATCCTCAAGCAGGGCGGGAATTTTGCCGTCAAGTCGTTCCAGGGGACAGACTTCCCGGATTTCTACCAGGATGTAAAACAGCACTTCCATTCGGTCCGGACCATGAATACCAAATCGAGCCGGAAAGGAAGCACAGAACTATATGTTATCGCCAAGAACTTTTACGGGTAA
- the psmB gene encoding archaeal proteasome endopeptidase complex subunit beta, with amino-acid sequence MPEQLPESMKGTTTIGIVFADGVILATEKRATMGLMIASKKAKKVYQVADRIGMTTAGGVGDAQQLARILNVECNLYQIRRSRPITVGATATLLSNYLNQNRYFPYYVQLLVGGVDEKGPSVYSVDAMGGATKEEEIVATGSGSPMAYGVLEDRYKPGMTEEMAIEIAVRGLKSAMKRDAGSGEGIHVVAITKDKFQTLGEDTIKKYLAKTSA; translated from the coding sequence ATGCCTGAACAGTTACCGGAGTCCATGAAGGGGACGACCACGATCGGGATTGTCTTTGCCGACGGGGTGATTCTCGCAACCGAAAAACGGGCGACCATGGGCCTCATGATCGCCAGCAAGAAAGCCAAGAAAGTCTACCAGGTCGCAGACCGTATTGGTATGACCACGGCAGGGGGCGTTGGCGATGCCCAGCAGCTCGCCCGCATCCTGAACGTGGAGTGCAACCTCTACCAGATCCGCCGCTCGCGCCCGATTACCGTCGGGGCAACGGCAACGCTCCTCTCGAACTACCTGAACCAGAACCGTTACTTCCCGTATTACGTCCAGCTGTTAGTCGGCGGCGTTGACGAGAAAGGCCCGAGCGTCTATTCCGTGGACGCGATGGGCGGTGCGACAAAGGAAGAGGAGATCGTTGCCACCGGTTCCGGCTCGCCGATGGCTTATGGTGTCCTCGAGGACCGCTACAAGCCGGGAATGACCGAAGAGATGGCGATCGAGATCGCGGTGCGGGGCCTGAAGTCGGCCATGAAACGCGATGCCGGGTCCGGTGAAGGGATCCACGTCGTAGCCATTACCAAAGACAAATTCCAGACTCTTGGCGAGGATACGATAAAAAAATACCTTGCCAAGACATCAGCCTGA
- a CDS encoding MFS transporter: MRDNVTLFFGVFSVMALSNAIVPVLPAFTGSPSWTGAVYAAYFLGAFISTLPAGILSDRFGPSALMRTGLALTVAGGTVLFLSGSAPVTVAGRFAEGVGAGLFIAPAMAAVNRRDDHEKMSGYFLALLNAGLVLGLIAAGVLSTLSGLPATGILLFSALSVIPLLASLASRERPLSPAGHDLVLSWDIFLKYRWVLFSSVVLIGATGVATALFPDHSSLTADAAGFWIAGMSIATIVSVMVVSRFPFRETRMIRISSLLMAGGMLLLAWSPAGLLVLGAVAGLVMIAQMALLAGEREHQGIAMGLFSTSSYLGMALLPLLAGFVADLSGIIAAFAVTAVLSCTVAFVVGRK, encoded by the coding sequence GTGAGGGACAACGTCACTCTTTTCTTCGGTGTCTTCTCTGTCATGGCGTTATCCAACGCTATTGTCCCGGTCCTTCCCGCGTTTACCGGCAGCCCGTCCTGGACAGGGGCTGTCTATGCTGCATACTTCCTCGGGGCGTTCATCAGCACGCTGCCGGCCGGCATCCTCTCGGACCGGTTCGGCCCATCCGCCCTCATGCGCACCGGGCTTGCCCTGACCGTTGCCGGCGGGACCGTGCTCTTTCTTTCCGGTAGCGCTCCCGTGACCGTTGCCGGGCGTTTTGCAGAAGGCGTCGGCGCCGGACTTTTCATTGCCCCGGCTATGGCGGCGGTCAACCGGAGGGACGATCACGAGAAGATGAGCGGGTATTTCCTTGCCCTCCTCAACGCCGGCCTCGTCCTCGGGCTCATTGCGGCCGGCGTGCTCTCGACCCTGTCCGGCCTGCCGGCAACCGGCATCCTCCTCTTTTCTGCCCTCTCTGTCATTCCCCTGCTGGCCAGCCTCGCTTCCCGCGAGCGCCCCCTCTCCCCGGCCGGCCATGACCTTGTTCTCTCATGGGATATCTTCCTGAAATACCGGTGGGTGCTGTTTTCATCAGTTGTCCTTATCGGGGCAACCGGCGTTGCAACGGCACTCTTTCCCGATCACTCCTCCCTCACGGCCGATGCTGCAGGGTTCTGGATTGCCGGCATGAGCATCGCCACTATCGTCTCGGTGATGGTGGTATCCCGGTTCCCATTCAGGGAAACCAGGATGATCCGGATCTCGTCCCTGCTGATGGCCGGCGGGATGCTGCTCCTTGCATGGTCGCCGGCCGGTCTCCTGGTGCTCGGGGCGGTTGCCGGTCTCGTGATGATCGCCCAGATGGCACTCCTTGCCGGGGAACGGGAGCACCAGGGTATTGCCATGGGGCTCTTCTCCACGTCCAGTTATCTTGGCATGGCGCTGCTCCCGCTCCTTGCCGGTTTCGTCGCGGACCTGTCCGGGATTATTGCAGCGTTTGCGGTGACCGCAGTCTTGTCATGCACGGTTGCATTCGTGGTTGGCAGGAAATGA
- a CDS encoding universal stress protein: protein MFANILVALDGSPAGQKALDRAVEMARAGETKLHAAYVVETGLFSSLPTDNTVEIMYNVLQKEGEAVLDKAKTDAAAHGITLSTHLKFGHAGSEVIALADKVKADLIIVGSHGKSQTDRLLIGSVSTFIVTHSRVSTMVVRS from the coding sequence GTGTTTGCTAATATCCTTGTTGCATTAGACGGCTCACCGGCCGGGCAGAAGGCGCTCGACCGTGCTGTCGAAATGGCCCGGGCAGGAGAAACAAAACTGCACGCGGCCTATGTCGTTGAAACCGGCCTATTTTCTTCCCTTCCTACAGACAATACCGTCGAGATCATGTATAACGTCCTCCAGAAGGAGGGCGAAGCGGTGCTTGACAAGGCAAAGACCGATGCCGCGGCACACGGCATCACCCTCTCCACGCACCTCAAGTTCGGCCACGCGGGCAGCGAGGTCATCGCCCTTGCCGACAAGGTAAAGGCCGACCTCATCATTGTCGGCTCCCACGGCAAGAGCCAGACCGACCGGCTCCTCATCGGGAGCGTTTCCACGTTCATTGTCACCCACAGCAGGGTTTCTACCATGGTGGTGAGATCATAA
- a CDS encoding aminoglycoside phosphotransferase family protein has product MAEEKTETPTHAPPKNNEEFKKRYGDLIGLGQSAAVYARNGIAAKVYRENQPHYQPFMEAFYIALVGEMNIPVPKIYAVESFLNQTAIVMDQVKGKSLYDIAIEDPSRIEETLDTVVEMQIGMHKVQIGVFRSLKNVLGANIAVSPGLTPDEKDRLNAMLAKLPDGLAICHGDFHGGNILFDGEKYIIIDWAEVACGAPAGDACRTYMDYYMGNREIAEAYLKKYCAASGLTSEEILAWLPVTAGSIYGFMTDEWKKQIRHLF; this is encoded by the coding sequence ATGGCAGAAGAAAAAACAGAGACACCGACCCATGCACCACCAAAGAACAACGAAGAATTCAAAAAGCGTTATGGCGACCTGATCGGGCTTGGCCAGTCCGCAGCCGTGTATGCTCGGAATGGCATTGCCGCGAAAGTGTACCGGGAGAACCAGCCGCACTACCAGCCATTCATGGAAGCATTCTACATTGCGCTGGTCGGTGAGATGAATATTCCCGTCCCAAAGATCTATGCCGTTGAATCGTTCCTGAACCAGACGGCCATCGTCATGGACCAGGTGAAGGGAAAGAGCCTCTATGACATAGCGATCGAGGACCCGTCACGGATTGAAGAGACCCTTGACACGGTCGTGGAGATGCAGATCGGGATGCACAAGGTGCAGATAGGCGTCTTCCGCTCCTTAAAAAACGTGCTTGGTGCAAATATTGCCGTAAGCCCGGGGCTGACCCCGGACGAGAAAGACCGCCTGAATGCAATGCTCGCAAAACTCCCGGACGGGCTTGCAATCTGCCACGGGGACTTCCACGGGGGAAATATCCTCTTTGACGGTGAGAAGTACATAATCATCGACTGGGCAGAAGTGGCCTGCGGTGCTCCTGCCGGCGATGCCTGCAGGACCTACATGGACTATTACATGGGGAACAGGGAGATTGCCGAGGCATACCTGAAAAAATACTGCGCCGCATCGGGACTCACCAGCGAGGAGATCCTGGCCTGGCTTCCGGTAACCGCAGGATCCATTTACGGGTTCATGACGGATGAGTGGAAGAAGCAGATCCGGCACCTGTTCTAA
- a CDS encoding beta-CASP ribonuclease aCPSF1 — protein MQIEERLKELKDKINEKVPRGINVTQVEFEGPELVIYTDDPKRFADEADLIRILARDLRKRIVVRPTILEDPEKAHGEIKSVVPETAGITDIFFDADTGEVLIEAEKPGVVIGKNGATLREITKHIGWTPKVVRTPPIESSTVKQVRQYLRSVNEDRKQFLRTIGRRIHRDLPARGDETARKDQWARVTTLGCCREVGRAAFLLSTPDSKVLIDCGEKPDNAGATPYIYVPEIYPLSSLDAVVLTHAHLDHCALVPLLYKYGYEGPVYSTPPTRDLSAMLQLDYLDVINKEGRKVPYSSNEVKTYIKHSVTLNYGSVTDIAPDIKLTFHNAGHILGSAIAHFHLGDGMYNIAFTGDFNYAKSRLFNPAINQFPRLEALFMESTYGGSNDFQQARADCEGMLYDTINRVLQRGGKVIIPAFSVGRSQEVMLALEEGMRTNKIPKVKIYLDGMIREATAIHTTYPEYLNTDLRNQIFREGMNPFLAECFQQVDSQDLREKVIGGDPCVIISTSGMLNGGPVMEYLMNLAQDEKNALVFVGYQADGTYGRRIQKGWREVPMGRKGTITINLEIVTVDGFSGHSDRRQLMNYIGQISPRPEKIFCIHGDENNTIDLASSIYKRYHIETHSPMNLETYRMV, from the coding sequence ATGCAGATTGAAGAGCGGCTAAAAGAACTCAAAGATAAGATCAATGAGAAGGTGCCCCGCGGCATCAATGTAACGCAGGTCGAGTTTGAAGGTCCGGAGCTGGTCATCTACACGGACGACCCCAAGCGGTTTGCCGATGAGGCCGACCTGATCCGGATCCTGGCCCGCGACCTGCGCAAGCGGATCGTGGTCAGGCCCACCATCCTTGAGGACCCCGAGAAGGCCCACGGCGAGATCAAATCCGTTGTCCCGGAGACAGCCGGCATCACCGATATCTTTTTTGATGCCGACACCGGCGAGGTGCTGATCGAGGCCGAGAAGCCGGGCGTTGTCATCGGCAAGAACGGGGCTACGCTGCGGGAGATCACCAAGCACATCGGCTGGACCCCGAAAGTCGTCCGGACTCCCCCCATCGAGAGCTCTACGGTCAAGCAGGTCCGGCAGTACCTCCGCTCGGTCAACGAGGACCGGAAACAGTTCCTCCGGACCATCGGCCGGCGTATCCACCGCGACCTCCCGGCACGGGGCGACGAGACTGCACGCAAGGACCAGTGGGCCCGGGTCACTACGCTCGGCTGCTGCCGCGAGGTAGGCCGTGCCGCGTTCCTTCTTTCAACCCCCGACAGCAAGGTGCTGATCGATTGCGGGGAAAAGCCCGACAATGCCGGTGCAACCCCCTATATCTATGTCCCCGAGATCTACCCGCTCTCCTCGCTCGATGCCGTTGTCCTGACCCACGCCCACCTCGACCACTGCGCTCTCGTTCCGCTCCTCTACAAATACGGCTACGAGGGCCCGGTCTACTCCACGCCCCCGACCCGGGACCTCTCGGCCATGCTCCAGCTCGATTACCTTGACGTTATCAACAAGGAAGGCCGGAAAGTGCCCTACAGCTCAAACGAGGTCAAGACCTACATCAAGCATTCTGTCACCCTCAACTACGGCAGCGTGACGGACATTGCGCCGGACATCAAGCTCACGTTCCACAATGCCGGCCATATCCTCGGTTCGGCCATCGCCCACTTCCATCTCGGCGACGGTATGTACAACATCGCGTTCACGGGCGACTTCAACTATGCCAAAAGCCGGCTCTTCAACCCGGCCATCAACCAGTTCCCGCGCCTTGAGGCCCTCTTCATGGAAAGCACCTACGGCGGCAGCAACGATTTCCAGCAGGCCCGGGCTGATTGCGAAGGCATGCTTTATGACACCATCAACCGGGTGCTCCAGCGGGGTGGCAAGGTTATCATTCCGGCCTTTTCGGTCGGCCGTTCGCAGGAGGTCATGCTCGCTCTTGAGGAAGGCATGCGGACAAACAAGATCCCGAAAGTAAAGATTTATCTCGATGGCATGATCCGCGAGGCAACCGCGATCCACACCACCTATCCCGAGTATCTCAACACCGACCTGCGCAACCAGATCTTCCGCGAGGGCATGAACCCCTTCCTTGCCGAGTGCTTCCAGCAGGTTGACAGCCAGGACCTCCGCGAGAAAGTCATCGGTGGCGATCCCTGTGTCATCATCTCGACCAGCGGCATGCTCAACGGCGGCCCGGTCATGGAGTACCTCATGAACCTGGCCCAGGACGAGAAGAATGCGCTCGTCTTTGTCGGGTACCAGGCCGACGGGACGTACGGCCGCCGGATCCAGAAGGGCTGGCGCGAGGTCCCGATGGGCAGGAAAGGGACAATCACTATCAATCTCGAGATCGTCACGGTCGACGGCTTCTCCGGCCACTCCGACCGCCGGCAGCTGATGAACTACATCGGCCAGATCTCGCCCCGCCCGGAGAAGATCTTCTGCATCCACGGCGACGAGAACAACACCATCGATCTTGCCAGTTCCATCTACAAGCGCTACCACATCGAGACCCACTCTCCCATGAACCTCGAGACCTACCGCATGGTCTAA
- the moaA gene encoding GTP 3',8-cyclase MoaA encodes MLLKDSYDRPVSNIRISLTPRCNLQCIYCHREGEVKPEKELSQEEIAEILRVAAKFGIRSVKFTGGEPLLRKDIVEIVRSVPEGMESSMTTNGILLAQYATDLKAAGMKRVNVSIDSIIPETYKKITGHDSLKKVLEGVQAALDAGLTPIKINMVVLEGINDHEIDDFLAYIRGNRNLVLQLIELMNFNNCEHHTKLNDLEDSLAARSKTIITRRMHHRKKYCLDGAEVEVVRPLHNSEFCKFCNRLRVTSDGKLKPCLLRTDNHIDIRGKSRKELEDLFVKAVATREPFYK; translated from the coding sequence ATGCTCCTTAAAGACTCCTACGACCGCCCCGTCAGCAACATCCGGATCAGCCTCACACCCCGGTGCAACTTACAGTGCATCTACTGCCACCGCGAAGGCGAGGTGAAGCCGGAGAAGGAGCTCTCACAAGAGGAGATTGCCGAGATCCTCCGGGTTGCGGCAAAGTTTGGGATCCGGAGTGTAAAGTTCACGGGCGGCGAGCCGCTCCTCAGGAAGGACATTGTCGAAATCGTCCGGTCTGTTCCGGAAGGCATGGAGTCTTCGATGACCACGAACGGGATCCTGCTTGCGCAGTACGCAACGGATCTCAAGGCTGCCGGCATGAAGCGGGTGAACGTGAGTATCGACAGCATCATTCCTGAAACCTATAAGAAAATCACCGGGCACGATTCACTCAAAAAAGTCCTTGAAGGGGTGCAGGCTGCTCTCGATGCAGGCCTTACACCAATCAAGATAAACATGGTGGTTCTTGAGGGAATCAACGACCACGAGATCGATGACTTCCTTGCCTACATCCGGGGCAACCGCAATCTCGTCCTGCAGTTGATCGAACTGATGAATTTCAACAACTGCGAGCACCATACGAAACTCAATGACCTTGAGGACTCCCTTGCCGCACGCTCGAAGACAATCATTACACGCCGGATGCACCACCGCAAGAAATACTGCCTTGACGGTGCGGAAGTCGAGGTGGTCCGCCCGCTCCACAACTCCGAGTTCTGTAAGTTCTGCAACCGGCTCCGCGTCACCTCGGATGGGAAACTGAAGCCCTGCCTCCTCCGGACCGACAACCACATCGATATCCGCGGGAAGAGCAGAAAGGAACTCGAAGATCTTTTTGTGAAAGCTGTGGCCACCCGCGAGCCGTTTTACAAATAA
- a CDS encoding M20/M25/M40 family metallo-hydrolase: MHVSRICSDLVKIRSENPPGTTAEVIEYIRGFLDGIGIRSEVFCAGQGMDNLVAIQKDATLMLCGHVDVVPAPGDNWSRPPFSGDIAEGCVWGRGATDMKGGCAAILSACETLADAGKDMPATLAFVCDEETGGENGTRFLLAKKALPPCDCIIAEPTPSLHPSIGQKGLCRMEIAFSGIPAHGSLYPAVGRSAIMEAVPFLEWVKTLYNRDYPVDASLQEIINRSAGVVAKEFRIDGVSDVLQRLTFNPGTIHGGEKSNVVAERCTLELEIRVPWGCSIPETIAEIRAHAGNAVVTPQEAFVPTITDPSSRIVTVTCNAVQHAWNKPSFPFVQWAASDARHLRSAGFRVIEYGPGEIESLHAVNERVTITSLEKAVEIYGDVMQQYAGEQA, translated from the coding sequence ATGCATGTCAGCCGCATCTGTTCGGATCTCGTGAAGATCCGGAGCGAGAACCCGCCCGGGACAACCGCCGAAGTGATTGAGTACATCCGCGGTTTTCTGGATGGCATCGGCATCCGATCAGAGGTCTTTTGTGCCGGCCAGGGCATGGACAACCTTGTTGCCATACAAAAGGACGCTACGCTGATGCTCTGCGGCCATGTTGATGTTGTCCCGGCACCCGGTGACAACTGGAGCCGCCCCCCCTTTTCCGGCGACATAGCGGAGGGATGTGTCTGGGGGCGGGGCGCAACGGACATGAAAGGCGGCTGTGCGGCCATCCTCTCTGCGTGCGAGACCCTTGCCGACGCCGGGAAAGACATGCCGGCAACCCTTGCCTTTGTCTGTGATGAAGAGACCGGGGGCGAGAATGGGACACGGTTCCTTCTTGCAAAAAAAGCACTGCCGCCCTGCGACTGCATCATTGCCGAACCCACGCCCTCCCTGCATCCCAGCATCGGGCAGAAAGGGCTCTGCCGGATGGAGATAGCCTTCTCCGGTATCCCGGCGCACGGGTCGCTCTACCCTGCCGTGGGCCGGAGTGCCATCATGGAAGCGGTGCCTTTTCTGGAATGGGTAAAAACCCTGTACAACCGCGATTACCCGGTTGACGCTTCCCTCCAGGAAATCATCAATCGCTCGGCCGGGGTCGTCGCAAAAGAGTTCAGGATCGATGGCGTGAGCGATGTCTTGCAACGGCTGACCTTCAACCCCGGGACAATCCATGGAGGGGAAAAGTCCAATGTCGTGGCTGAGCGCTGCACTCTCGAACTCGAGATACGGGTGCCGTGGGGCTGCTCGATTCCGGAGACCATTGCCGAGATCCGGGCGCATGCTGGCAATGCCGTTGTCACCCCGCAGGAAGCCTTCGTCCCCACCATCACCGACCCGTCATCGCGGATCGTCACGGTCACCTGCAACGCGGTACAACACGCCTGGAACAAGCCCTCGTTCCCGTTCGTGCAGTGGGCGGCAAGCGATGCCCGCCACCTGAGGAGCGCCGGGTTCCGGGTTATCGAGTACGGGCCCGGCGAGATCGAGAGCCTGCATGCCGTAAACGAACGCGTAACCATCACATCACTTGAGAAAGCCGTGGAGATCTACGGGGACGTGATGCAGCAGTATGCCGGAGAGCAGGCATAG